Part of the Oncorhynchus tshawytscha isolate Ot180627B linkage group LG07, Otsh_v2.0, whole genome shotgun sequence genome, AaagggtaaaacattttttactgaccccccccccccaaagaaaatCTACGTTATTCAAATATATGGCTTCTAGTGCTTGTTTaagtgaaaaataaaatgttatgaaTGCAATGTAAACATCTGATATAAAACAGAGGTTAAAGTAAGGGGTGAGAATCTGAAAATTGGATAAAAAGGTGGTGTGTGTTGGGTGAAGGCAATTGTCAGTCCATGGATGGCACAAAATAAATGGAGGAAGACTGCAGTTGTTCACACCATGCCATTATAAATGATAAACTATTACATTTTGGTCGGTGGGGGGGTCTGCTTACTGTTTCGGTGTCTGTAGTGAACCACTACTAACAGACTAGTAGACCGTTAAGTAGGTAAAGACACCGTGGAGAAAGAAAGGGTCTCTGTCTATTGGGTAAAACACCAGGGTAAACTCTCAATGCTAACTCACCAAAATGGGGACTGTGCTACATATTTAGTTGAGTAGACATtctttctatatatttttttctgccTAAAAGTGAATattgaaatggctagctagcttcCAGACTAAGGGAAAATGTATAGGCTACTTGACGAATCGGGTCAAATGGGGAAAAGGGCCTCGTCTTTCTGATGAAACCTGCAAGATATTAATACCAAGAACCACAATGCGGAGCTAAATGAGAATTCAAAAGAACTTAGTTACCACCAAAGACTACCTGCTGCACAATCTGTATCAGGTGACCCCAATGTGCAAAACATAGCCAGCGCTCATGTAAAACAAGTCACTTCCTACAACTGTCTATTCAGATGCACAGAACATTTCCTATCCTTAACAGAGGGAAAACACGCTCTTGGGCACAATCATACACAGACAATAACCAAAAGAGGAGACATTAAAAAGACCACTGAAAGCATTGTGCTTAAGCACTAAGTATACACTTTTACATCACAACAGTAAAAAGTAGTTCCTGCATTCAATAAACACCACACTAAGGGTGTGGTCAAGgtaggagaatgagggagtgagGGATGCTTCATGAAATTTTCATTAAAGCGAAACGAACAAGGGGTCAAAAATTACATTTCCAAATTGTTTCAGAATCTTCACTCAACCCTTGTCAAGTCTGCACCACAATTCTGGCACAAATGAGTTGGCAAGGCAAACCATGTTATgttgagacaaaaaaaaaaaaaagtaagaggGAGAGTGGTGGCAAGAGCTCCTGGGGTTGTGTTTTAGTTATCTGATACCCGACACGGAGCTCTGGCTGATGTTGTAGGTGGGGGAGAGGTCTCCGCCTATCGTGGCCACCAGGGGCGTCCCGTTGCTGGTCAGGCAACCATCCTTGAGAGGCTCGAAGTATGTGGCCTGCACAGGCTTGTGACACTGCAACACTTGTATTGCATCGTCTATTTTAAACCAATCCCTTTTTCTCCCTGTTAAAGGTGACAAGAACAGACACCATTGTGGCACACGTTTAGAAAGACAGACATCTATAACCAGAATTCAAACAATGTAGTATAATCAGATTGAAATGAAAGCCACTCACCAATGTTCACTGAGTCCTCCCAATCCTCCAGGACCTCAGTTACGATAAGAATGTAGACGTAGGTTCTGTGTTTCCTCTCTCGGTTCTGTAAGATAGACagttttgacctttatttatatCTTCAGAACAAAGTCCATATTTTCTCTCCACTCCCAAACAATCTTTAGCATGCCTAAGCATGTCATAACATAAACTCACCTCAAATATTCCAACTAGGCGACCTAAAGTCCCCTTCACACCTGCCTGtggaacaacaaaaaacaaagaaGCGAATCAAAACAAAATCCTATCTAAGGATTAAAAACATAACTCTTTCAATCTTAAGAGTCTGTGTCACTGTGGCAATCGATTCATTAGGTGTGTGTAGCTTGTGTGTTACAATATGTCCTGAAGATGCCATTAGATAAAACATCCTTCACACAACTGTCCTGCTATAAAATGTAATAAAGTGTACACACCAGTACCTCTACCCGTCATGGTTCACAGCAAATggtgttttatatacagtaccggtcaaaagttaaCACCTCAATTCcagggttttttatttatttgtactatgttctacattgtagaataatagtgaagacatcaaaactatgaaattacacatgtagtgaacaaaagtgttaaacaaatatcttatatttgagattcttcaaagtagccaccctttgccttgacagttttgcacactcttggcattctctcaaccagcttcatgaggtagtcacctggaatacatttcaattaacagctgtgaCAAATAAGTTCATTTCTGGACATTCTTTCTTAATGAGTTGgggccaatcaattgtgttgtgacaaggtaggggtggtatacagaagacagccctatttggttaaagcCATTAacacatggtcagtcaatccagaaaatttcaagaactttaaaagttattCAAGTGAAGTCGCAataaccatcaagcgttatgaaactggctctcatgataaccaccacaggaaaggaagacccagagttacctctgctgcagaggataagttcattagagttaccagcagcagaaattgcagccaaaataaatgcttcagggttcaagtaactgacacatctcaacaactgttcagaagagaatgcatgaatcaggccttcatggttgaattgcggCAAAGAAATccctactaaaaggacaccaataataagaagagacttgcttgggccaagaaacacgagaaatggacattagaccggtggaaatctgtcctttggtctgatgaatacaaatttgagatttttgattccaactgccgtatctttgtgagacgcagagtagtacATTAACAGATTAAtttcgcatgtgtggttcccactgtgaagcatggaggaggaagtgtgatggtgctttgctggtgacattgtctgtgatttatttagaattcaaggcacacttaaccagcatggctaccactgcattatgcagcgatacgccatcccatctggtttgcgcttagtgggattatttgtttttcaacaggacaatgacccaacacacctccaggctgtttaatggctatttgaccaaggaagagagtgatggagtgctgcatcagatgacctggcctccacaatcacccgacctcaacccaattgagatggtttgggatgagatggactgcagagtgaagaaaaagcagccaacaagtgcttagcatatgtgggaactccttcaagatagttgaaaaagcattccaggtgaagctggttgagagaatgccaagattgtgcaaagctgtcatcaaggcaaagggtggctactttgaagaatctaaaatatattttgatttgattaacacttttttggttacctcatgattcaatgtgttatttcatagtgttgatgtcttcactaatattcaaccatgtagaaaaatagtaaaaataaagaaaaacctttaaatgagtaagtgtgtgcaaacttttgactggtactgtagaacTCAAAGTGTGAAAATGGCATATCTTGTTTGTGTCCCCcagttttcaatacattttcattttatttagccaggatagtccacTAACAACTGCCACTGTTTTCTAGGGAGTCCTGGGTTCCATTTAATTAATAAAAACATACACATCACATAAAAGTTGACTAGATAAAAACAGCatacacagaagcacacacatcATACGCAGTAGCATAAATACAAAATGACACTCACATATCCTACTAGATTTGTGTACAGCTCTTTtgtgctagctagctgcatttttactgagctagctagctgccgtGTGGATAAGTCCAGTATATTCCAGAGCAGTGGTCCAAAGAACTGCAGACTGCCTTGGAAGGCCATGTTTTTCCCTGATGGTTGTGCCAGCAGGTTCAGGTCCATTGGTAATAGGCTTTGGCTGCTGGTGGGTACTGCTGGCATCCTCTAGTTTCAGTTTCAGCCTATTAATAAACTTGGACTCCATAGTGAATATATACCAGTATGTACCCCAGTATCAATCCCACACCCTTCATGCCTTCAACCAGATCATATGGGGAAGACCAGCACTGGGGTGACTGGAGAATAGGCAGGGTTTGGATAGCGTTGGCAAACCTCAACCACCTCTACTCAAAATGGCCACCCTGTCCATATCATAATGAGAACATGAATGAAGAACATGAGCCGTAGAGCTGCATTCCATGAGCCGTAGAGCTGCCTCCATCGTGTCAGGTCGTTTAACTGGATGACTGGCTGTGGACACTAATACAAGGTACTATGCATAACCCTTAACCTGCTCCTATGTCTTTCAGTTCAgacctcacaaacttctacagatgcaccagagagcatcctgtcaggctgttgTGGTGACCGGCAGTTATGaccacagtcaaattccatgtgaccgttgaGTCACAGTAATCTCCTCCTATGCGCTCTGTACATGAATGGGGCTGATGTGTTGCTAGTACCCAACTCGCTAACGACCAgtattttaaatgtaaaaaacaacaacctctaggctacctttactccacacacagagatgcatacaaagctctccctcgccctccatttggcaaatctgaccataattctatccttctgattcttgcttacaagcaaaaactaaagcaggaagcaccagtgacttgctcaatatggaagtggtcagatgacgcagatgctaagctacaggattgttttgctagcacagactggaatatgttctgggattcttccgatggcattcaggagtataccacatcagccactggcttcatcaataagtgcattgatgacgtcgtccccacagtgaccatacgtacacatcccaaccagaagccatgtattacaggcaacatccacactgagctaatgGGTAGAGCTGTCTCTTTCAAgtagcaggactctaacccggacgcttataagaaatcccactatgcccgccgaagaaccatcaaacaggcaaagcatcaatacaggactaagatggagccggtgtagtatgattcagacactcgtcggatgtggcagggcttgcaaactattacggactacaaagggaagcacagccacaatctgcccagtgacacgagccgaCCTGACGAGCTAAAATATGTCTATGCTCgcatcgaggcaagcaacactgaaacatgcatgatagcatcagctgttctggacaactgtgtgatcactctctccatagccgaagtaagacctttaaaaaggtcaacattcacaaggccacagggccagacagattaccaggatacGTACTAACCCTGTCTGAGTCTGAAATACCAACATGGTTTAAGCAGACCAGCATAGGccctgtccccaagaacactaacGTAACCTGCCTAAAAGACTACCGACccctagcactcacatctgtagccatgaagtgctttgaaaggctggtcatggctcacatcaacaccatcatcccataaaacctagacccactccaatttacataccgccctaacagatccacagatgatgcaatctctattgcactccacactgcccattcccatctggacaaaaggaacacctatgtgagaatgctattcattgactacatctcagcgttcaacaccatagtgtcctcaaagctcatcaataagctagacttggcactccagtatcgtttgccgtgcggtagtggagagaacagtctatgactagggtggctggagtctttggcaattttttgggccttcctctgacacagcctggaagagaggtcctggatggcagaaagcttggctccagtgaagtactgggccgtacgcactatactctgtagtgccttgcggtcggaggccgagcagttgccataccaggcggtgattcaaccaatcaggatgctctcgatggtgcagctgtagaactttgaggatatgaggacccatgccaaatctgttcagtctcctgagggggaaaaggtgtgccctcttcatgactgtcttggtgtgtttggaccatgaaagtttgttggtgatgtggacaccaagaaacttgaagtcATAGACCGTTATCtctgctttgcctgtttgatggttcgtcggaagaCATAGCGGGATTTcctataagcttccgggttagagacccactccttgaaagagtcaactctagcctttagctcaatgcggatgctgcctgtaatccatggcttctggtcagggtatgtacgtacagtcactgtggggacaacataatcgatgcacttattgatgaagccaatgactgatgtggtgtactcctcaatgccatcggaggaatcccagaacatattccagtctgtgctagcaaaacagtcgtgtagcttagcatctgcttcctctgaccacttatttattgatctagtcactggtgcttcctgctctaatttttgcatgtaagcaggaatcaggaggataaaattatggtcagatttgccaaatggatggcGAGATAGAGCTTCCCGTggggggacagacacacacaccgatcccatagaggttAAGGTTAGCGATCTAGCCaatgtgttttgagtttccacttACTCCGTGGTGAATTAGCCCCAACAAAATTAGCCTAGGATACCTGTTAGTGCACATAAAGATGTAGGCAAATCCATCTCTATTGACTAAAATAAAATTCTGGAGCCCTATGTTAACAGTAAAATATAAGTGGTCGAGGAGTGTGTCAAATCGTTAGTAGGCAAATGGATGACTGTCCTGCCCACCTTAATAGCCACCTTGCATTGAGGATACTCATGTTTATCTTACCGCAGAAGAGTTTTGAAATCTGCCACACCCCCTTCGAATCAGCTTTTGTTTTCTCAGAGAAAAACATGCACACATTTAAAATCAATATGCTACTTATTgttttatctataaaatgtcttgCACAACTAGCTTAATTTGTTTTGAGcactttacacatttattttgggatccatCCCTGTAACGTAATTTGCCAAATGACACCCGAGTGGAGAAGGACAGTCTCATTTCAAGCAAGAGCATTTCCACTCTCCTCGCCAACTCTCATTGATTaactttgacctttttcaaaaggaggcgaGAGAGGACGCAGGTGGTGAGCAAATCTAATTGATGTGGTGGGGTGACATCATTTCAAAGAAAGATTCTAGCTTTAACAAAGCACTGTGAATTACTTTAGAACATGATTACTTATTTTTTCTATTGCGTGAAGCtgcaattttttggggggtgcgACCAAATCCTAGGCTGGTGCCACCAACTGAAAAAGTTGGTCACCAGGGGAAAATATTAGTCTAGAGCCCTGCATATACTCTACAGGCTTTCAAAGTGTCCATGCAATCTTGTAAGTAGGCTATGATTGCTGGAACGCTTATCTCAGAAAGCTAAGTTATCATATTATTTTCTGGAACCTAAGCCTTAGTTGAAGAGACACTACTTGGCAACAGAGAAACCCTCTTTACCTCCTAGTgggcaaaaaataataatcttaaATGAACATATTCAATCATCATGGTTAAAATAGTGATTAGTA contains:
- the LOC112254183 gene encoding diphosphoinositol polyphosphate phosphohydrolase 1 isoform X1 is translated as MMKLKSNQTRTYDGDGYKKRAACLCFRSESEEEVLLVSSSRHPDKWIVPGGGMEPEEEPNVAAAREVCEEAGVKGTLGRLVGIFENRERKHRTYVYILIVTEVLEDWEDSVNIGRKRDWFKIDDAIQVLQCHKPVQATYFEPLKDGCLTSNGTPLVATIGGDLSPTYNISQSSVSGIR
- the LOC112254183 gene encoding diphosphoinositol polyphosphate phosphohydrolase 1 isoform X2 translates to MMKLKSNQTRTYDGDGYKKRAACLCFRSESEEEVLLVSSSRHPDKWIVPGGGMEPEEEPNVAAAREVCEEAGVKGTLGRLVGIFENRERKHRTYVYILIVTEVLEDWEDSVNIGRKRDWFKIDDAIQVLQCHKPVQATYFEPLKDGCLTSNGTPLVATIGGDLSPTYNISQSSVSG